Proteins encoded by one window of bacterium:
- a CDS encoding tail fiber domain-containing protein: MRFVTPLLILILATTMSTEAATPTALNFQGRLTTSGGSAVPDGSYSVVFTIYDAASGGTSKWTETQSVTTSGGLFAVLLGTVNPVTDTVFNSSNRYLGVRVGVDPELTPRTRLVTMPYAYRVSTVDGSTGGSISGNILLDISSAATGNIYKGDTLFLHNYGVANTFLGLRSGNLSMTGNFNTADGHSALRANTTGMSNVAIGSSAMLTNTTGSVNTAVGSSALLLNSTGTNNTALGGLSLFSNGTGTDNTAIGANAMFSNGTGYHNSAGGSLAMFSNDDGYQNTAFGYKALYANSSGFENSATGTFALDHNTTGSRNTAHGRSALSANTDGAENTAIGQEALYRNQSGGDNTAAGVNALGLNSNGNGNTGLGRSALSGNGSGNNNTGVGFVALSTNSTGSFNTAIGYGANVSTSGLNNATAIGNGAIVNASNKIRLGNFSVTVLECQVGLTVVSDSSAKENFLPINGTTVLNKLADLPIASWNYKGHDPEQFRHYGPVAQEFYERFGHDGVGTIGTETTINSQDIDGILLIAVKELEKRTKDLNLIKSENAELKARLERLEKLIAN; this comes from the coding sequence ATGCGCTTCGTTACCCCATTGCTGATCCTCATTCTGGCAACGACAATGTCGACTGAGGCTGCTACACCAACGGCTCTCAATTTCCAGGGACGTCTCACTACTTCCGGTGGATCCGCCGTTCCCGATGGCAGCTACTCTGTCGTCTTCACCATTTACGACGCCGCCTCCGGTGGCACCAGTAAGTGGACTGAGACGCAATCAGTGACAACCTCCGGCGGACTTTTTGCTGTCCTTTTGGGCACAGTCAACCCAGTAACTGACACGGTTTTCAATTCGAGCAATCGGTATTTGGGTGTAAGAGTCGGTGTTGACCCCGAGCTCACCCCGCGTACACGACTCGTTACTATGCCCTACGCATATCGCGTGAGTACTGTCGACGGTTCGACCGGTGGGAGCATTAGCGGGAATATCCTCCTAGATATATCATCAGCCGCGACAGGAAACATTTACAAGGGAGATACGCTTTTTCTCCACAACTACGGTGTAGCGAATACATTTCTTGGATTGAGATCGGGCAACCTCAGCATGACCGGCAATTTCAACACGGCCGACGGGCATAGTGCCCTACGCGCAAATACTACTGGTATGTCAAACGTGGCCATTGGCTCTAGCGCCATGCTGACCAATACCACCGGCTCAGTCAACACCGCTGTTGGATCCAGCGCGTTGCTGCTTAATAGCACAGGTACGAATAATACAGCACTTGGTGGCCTCTCACTCTTCTCTAATGGAACCGGCACCGACAACACTGCGATCGGCGCAAATGCAATGTTCTCCAACGGCACGGGCTACCATAATTCCGCCGGCGGAAGTCTTGCTATGTTCTCGAATGATGACGGCTACCAGAATACTGCATTTGGCTACAAAGCTCTCTACGCAAACAGTTCGGGTTTTGAGAATTCCGCTACTGGTACCTTTGCCCTTGACCACAATACAACGGGTTCTCGAAATACTGCTCACGGCAGGTCGGCCCTGAGCGCAAATACAGATGGTGCCGAAAATACAGCAATTGGTCAAGAAGCTCTCTACCGAAATCAAAGTGGAGGAGACAACACTGCGGCCGGGGTTAACGCGCTCGGTCTCAACTCTAACGGAAACGGTAATACGGGGCTTGGAAGATCTGCGCTCTCAGGCAATGGGAGCGGAAACAATAATACGGGGGTTGGCTTTGTCGCGCTCTCAACCAATTCAACAGGATCATTCAATACCGCAATAGGATATGGCGCAAATGTGTCGACAAGTGGCCTCAACAATGCCACCGCCATTGGCAATGGTGCGATAGTAAACGCCAGCAACAAGATCCGCCTCGGTAATTTTTCGGTCACTGTGCTCGAGTGCCAGGTCGGACTCACGGTCGTCTCCGACAGCTCCGCCAAAGAGAATTTCTTGCCAATTAACGGCACAACCGTCCTCAACAAGCTCGCTGATCTTCCCATCGCCAGTTGGAATTACAAAGGACACGACCCGGAGCAGTTTCGTCACTATGGTCCGGTGGCCCAGGAGTTCTATGAGCGATTTGGACATGATGGCGTCGGCACGATTGGTACTGAGACCACCATCAACTCCCAGGATATTGACGGCATTCTGCTGATCGCAGTCAAAGAGTTGGAGAAACGGACCAAGGATCTCAATCTAATTAAGTCAGAAAACGCGGAACTGAAGGCCCGCCTGGAGAGACTAGAAAAATTGATTGCCAACTAG
- a CDS encoding cysteine synthase family protein, whose amino-acid sequence MPEQLSVLNAIGNTSLVPLRTVVPPGSAKVLVKLEWENPTGSMKDRAAQAMIARAEEDGRLKPGYTIVEYTGGSTGISLALIAVARGYHLEIVSSEAFSQDKLRHMAALGAHLTLVPSEGGLTTKKLILDMIEVAREISLRPNTYWTNQLSNADSIAGYFSLGEEIWTQTNGKVDAFVQSAGTGASSRGVATALKRHNSKVSAVVVEPAESPVLSGGQPGPHKIEGVGIGYIPPLWEPSLVDQIIPVKTEDAKAMARRLAKEEGLFAGTSSGANVIAALQVAERLGPNATVVTLMCDTGLKYMSTDVFRY is encoded by the coding sequence ATGCCTGAGCAACTCAGTGTTCTCAATGCCATCGGCAATACCTCGCTGGTGCCGTTGCGCACAGTCGTCCCTCCGGGGAGTGCCAAGGTCCTCGTCAAACTGGAATGGGAGAATCCAACCGGCTCCATGAAAGATCGCGCCGCCCAGGCCATGATCGCCCGCGCTGAAGAAGATGGCCGCCTCAAACCCGGCTATACCATCGTCGAATATACCGGCGGCTCGACCGGTATCTCTCTCGCCCTGATCGCAGTCGCCAGAGGGTACCATCTGGAGATCGTTTCGTCAGAGGCATTCTCGCAGGATAAGCTGCGCCATATGGCCGCACTCGGCGCGCATCTCACTCTCGTCCCGAGCGAGGGCGGACTCACCACCAAAAAACTGATCCTTGATATGATCGAGGTGGCGCGTGAGATCAGCCTCCGCCCCAATACCTATTGGACAAATCAACTCAGCAACGCTGACAGCATCGCCGGATATTTCTCTTTGGGTGAAGAGATCTGGACGCAAACCAACGGCAAGGTTGACGCTTTCGTTCAGTCGGCCGGAACCGGCGCTTCCTCGCGAGGCGTCGCAACCGCGCTCAAGCGCCACAACTCGAAGGTCAGCGCTGTCGTCGTTGAACCGGCTGAATCTCCCGTACTTTCCGGCGGTCAGCCCGGCCCACACAAGATCGAGGGTGTCGGTATTGGGTATATCCCCCCGCTCTGGGAACCGAGTCTGGTGGATCAGATCATTCCGGTGAAAACCGAGGACGCCAAAGCGATGGCTCGCCGCCTGGCGAAAGAAGAGGGTCTTTTTGCCGGCACCTCCTCCGGCGCCAATGTGATCGCCGCCTTACAAGTGGCCGAACGACTTGGTCCCAACGCAACCGTCGTCACCCTCATGTGCGACACCGGCCTCAAGTACATGAGTACCGATGTCTTCCGCTACTAG